A genomic stretch from Erigeron canadensis isolate Cc75 chromosome 9, C_canadensis_v1, whole genome shotgun sequence includes:
- the LOC122582000 gene encoding ABC transporter G family member 5 — protein sequence MNRKGCDIEATGINYTIYTQKPQPPFKIFNKDQQFIELQPQQQQQHHQEQRPVSNNDPDPRARRVLRDVTCHAKPWEVLAIVGPSGAGKSSLLEILAGKITPQTASIYVNRKPVDKSRFKRISGYVTQKDTLFPLLTVEETLAFTAKLRLNLPKPELSSRVKSLIQELGLTHVANARVGNDQVRGISGGERRRVSIGVAVVHDPGVVILDEPTSGLDSNCAFQIIDMVKTMAETRGKTVILSIHQPGFRIIKLFNSILLLANGTVLHQGSVDELSCSLRLIGLVPPLHVNIVEFAIDSIDSIQQQKKQKTTNNHEQEISPSTNKITQGKFTLQQLFQQSKVIDIDHDQEDNEQEHDYEHKQQIRDDFVNSRFYETVILTHRFWKNIFRTKELFACRTLQMLISGLVLGSIFYNLDMDLIGAEERVGLFAFILTFLLSTTVEALPVFLQEREILMKETSCGSYRVSSYAIANGLVYLPFLLLLAFLFGTPLYWLVGLNSSLLAFSRFLLLIWLILYTANSVVVCFSTLVPNFIVGNSVISGVMGSFFLFSGYFVSKQGMPKYWIFMHYISLFKYPFEGLLMNEFSNDEGRCLEYLFGKCLVSGEDLLKEQGGYGKEGKWKNIVIMVCFILVYRFIAYVILRVRCSQKGLKGALL from the coding sequence ATGAATAGAAAGGGTTGTGACATTGAAGCAACAGGCATCAATTACACAATCTATACTCAAAAACCACAACCCCCTTTTAAGATCTTCAACAAAGACCAACAATTCATTGAATTACaacctcaacaacaacaacaacatcatcaAGAACAACGACCCGTTTCCAATAACGACCCGGATCCAAGAGCACGTCGGGTTCTTCGTGATGTAACATGCCATGCAAAGCCATGGGAGGTCCTTGCCATTGTGGGTCCAAGTGGTGCTGGGAAGTCATCACTTCTTGAGATACTTGCCGGCAAAATCACCCCACAAACGGCATCTATTTATGTTAACCGAAAACCGGTTGACAAATCAAGATTTAAAAGGATTTCGGGCTATGTAACTCAAAAGGATACCTTGTTTCCACTTCTCACTGTTGAAGAAACCCTAGCTTTTACAGCTAAGCTCCGCCTGAACCTTCCCAAACCTGAGCTGAGTTCCAGGGTCAAGTCATTGATCCAGGAACTCGGTTTAACCCATGTGGCAAATGCACGGGTTGGGAATGATCAGGTTCGGGGGATTTCAGGCGGAGAGAGACGTAGAGTCTCTATTGGTGTTGCAGTTGTTCATGACCCGGGAGTGGTGATTCTGGATGAACCCACTTCCGGGTTAGACAGCAACTGCGCTTTTCAAATCATAGATATGGTCAAGACAATGGCTGAGACACGTGGCAAGACGGTGATTCTTAGTATTCACCAGCCAGGATTTAGAATTATCAAGCTTTTTAACTCTATATTACTATTAGCAAATGGGACCGTTTTGCACCAAGGAAGTGTTGATGAGCTTAGCTGCTCTTTACGCCTCATTGGGCTTGTACCACCTCTCCATGTTAACATAGTTGAGTTTGCTATAGATTCAATTGATTCAATACAACAACAAAAGAAGCAAAAGACTACGAATAATCATGAACAAGAAATTAGTCCTTCAACTAACAAAATCACTCAAGGTAAGTTCACTTTACAACAACTCTTTCAACAATCAAAAGTAATAGATATTGATCATGATCAAGAAGATAAtgaacaagaacatgattacgAACACAAACAACAAATTCGAGATGACTTTGTGAATTCTAGATTTTATGAAACAGTAATCTTGACTCATCGATTTTGGAAGAACATTTTTCGGACAAAAGAGCTTTTTGCTTGTCGAACCCTTCAAATGCTTATATCGGGTTTGGTTCTAGGCTCGATTTTTTACAATCTAGACATGGACTTAATCGGAGCCGAAGAAAGGGTTGGTTTATTTGCctttatattaacatttttGTTATCAACTACCGTGGAAGCTTTACCGGTTTTCTTGCAAGAAAGGGAAATACTAATGAAGGAAACTTCATGTGGAAGTTATCGAGTCTCATCATATGCAATAGCAAATGGGCTAGTATACTTACCATTTTTGCTACTACTCGCTTTCTTATTTGGCACACCTTTATATTGGTTAGTTGGGTTAAACTCTAGTTTATTGGCATTTTCGCGGTTTCTCCTCTTGATTTGGTTAATTCTCTACACTGCAAATTCGGTAGTGGTGTGTTTTAGCACACTGGTACCGAATTTCATAGTAGGGAATTCAGTGATATCGGGCGTAATGGgttcatttttcttattttcggGTTATTTTGTGTCCAAGCAAGGCATGCCAAAGTATTGGATATTCATGCATTATATCTCATTGTTCAAGTATCCATTTGAAGGGTTGTTGATGAATGAGTTCTCTAATGATGAAGGGAGATGTTTAGAGTACTTGTTTGGAAAGTGTTTGGTGAGTGGTGAAGATTTGTTAAAGGAACAAGGAGGATATGGGAAGGAAGGTAAGTGGAAAAATATTGTGATTATGGTGTGTTTTATTTTGGTTTATAGGTTTATTGCATATGTGATTCTTAGGGTTAGATGTTCCCAAAAGGGACTTAAAGGTGCCCTTCTTTGA
- the LOC122582080 gene encoding uncharacterized protein LOC122582080, with amino-acid sequence MSSYDKPEIVERGTKEKKHEEKEEEGEDSGFLGKVKGFIQDIGEKIEETIGFGKPTADVSAIHIPKINLKQADIIVDVLVTNPNPVPIPLIDINYLIESDGRKLISGLIPDAGTIHAHGSETVQIPLCLIYDDIKNTYAEIQPGSIIPYKIKVDLIVDVPVFGRLTLPLEKCGEIPVPYKPDVDIEKIKFEKFSFEETVANLHLKLENKNDFDLGLNALDYEVWLCDVSIGCAELAKTQNLKKNGITYLDIPITFRPKDCGSALWDMIRGKGTGYSMKGNIDVDTPFGAMKLPLDKEGGTTRLKKEDDDDDDDEE; translated from the exons ATGTCGTCATACGATAAACCAGAGATAGTGGAACGAGGTACCAAGGAgaaaaagcatgaagaaaaagaagaagaaggtgaGGATAGCGGATTTTTAGGGAAGGTAAAGGGTTTCATTCAGGATATCGGTGAGAAGATTGAAGAGACAATTGGATTTGGAAAGCCTACTGCTGATGTTTCCGCGATTCACATTCCCAAAATAAACCTTAAGCAGGCTGATATTATTGTTGATGTGCTTGTCACAAACCCAAACCCTGTTCCTATCCCTCTTATCGACATTAACTACTTAATAGAGAGTGATGGAAGAAAACTGATTTCTGGATTGATTCCTGATGCCGGAACAATCCATGCACATGGTTCGGAAACTGTCCAAATCCCACTATGCCTCATATACGATGACATTAAAAACACGTATGCTGAGATACAGCCTGGCAGCATCATACCTTACAAAATTAAAGTTGACTTAATCGTCGATGTGCCAGTTTTCGGAAGGCTAACTCTGCCTCTTGAGAAATGTGGAGAGATCCCTGTACCTTACAAGCCTGATGTTGACATTgaaaaaatcaagtttgaaAAGTTCTCGTTTGAAGAAACTGTTGCAAACCTTCATTTGAAGTTGGAAAATAAGAATGACTTTGACTTGGGGCTTAATGCACTCGACTATGAGGTGTGGCTTTGTGATGTCAGCATTGGATGTGCAGAGCTGGCTAAAACTCAGAATTTGAAAAAGAATGGTATTACGTACCTTGATATTCCAATCACCTTTAGGCCTAAAGATTGTGGTTCTGCTTTATGGGACATGATTAGAGGGAAAGGCACTGGCTATTCCATGAAAGGAAACATTGATGTGGATACACCTTTTGGAGCGATGAAGCTTCCTCTTGATAAGGAAGGTGGTACGACCCGCCTTAAGAAGGAAGAtgacgacgacgatgatgatgag GAGTAG